The following proteins are co-located in the Pochonia chlamydosporia 170 chromosome 6, whole genome shotgun sequence genome:
- a CDS encoding threonine dehydratase, mitochondrial precursor (similar to Aspergillus terreus NIH2624 XP_001214567.1): MPSLLGHAEANGTVSETNGHHRPETPAGRMALTDYSINPSPSSEEKRARLRKAVPEDLLLPNGYPDYLRMIAGATSRVYEACKLTPLTQAVNLSNRLECNVLLKREDTQPVFSFKLRGAYNKMAHLDPALSWKGVVCCSAGNHAQGVAYSARKLKIPATIIMPEGTPSIKHMNVARLGGHVVLHGADFDAAKEECARREKQDGLINIPPFDDPYVIAGQGTIGNELFGQVNMSKVEAIFCCAGGGGLIAGIGYYVKRMAPHVKIIGVEAYDANALAQSLRKGERVVLSEVGLFADGAAVKTLGEETFRICQEVVDDVVEVTTDEICAAIKDMYDDTRSGLEPAGALSIAGLKKYVSQNPSQDPNRTLVAVTSGANMNFDRFRFVAERAAVGEGKEVLLAVTIPERPGAFAKLVDTIMPYAVTEFNYRYADQDVANVMIGLSLTAPAVKRSEELRMLIERIRNEGMTITDLSGDELAKSHLRYLVGGRSGVANERLYMFSFPERPGALERFLKTLRPRFTISLFHYRNYGGDIAKVLAGISCPEEDSGELAQFLKDVDYPFEECTNSEVFKTFLRS; encoded by the exons atgccttctcttcttgggcATGCAGAGGCCAACGGCACTGTGTCGGAGACCAATGGCCACCACAGACCCGAGACGCCTGCCGGCCGAATGGCCTTGACCGACTACAGCATCAACCCCTCGCCGTCATCGGAGGAAAAGAGAGCCAGACTGCGAAAAGCTGTGCCTGAAGATTTGTTGCTTCCCAACGGATATCCCGAC TATCTTCGCATGATTGCCGGTGCCACCTCCAGAGTGTACGAAGCCTGCAAACTTACTCCCCTTACCCAAGCCGTCAACCTCAGCAACCGACTCGAATGCAATGTTCTCCTCAAGAGAGAAGATACACAGCCCGTTTTCAGTTTCAAACTGCGCGGTGCATATAACAAAATGGCGCACCTGGACCCTGCCCTCAGCTGGAAAGGTGTCGTCTGCTGTTCCGCCGGCAACCACGCTCAAGGCGTTGCCTACTCGGCGAGAAAACTCAAAATCCCTGCGACCATCATCATGCCCGAAGGAACACCTAGCATCAAGCACATGAATGTCGCGAGACTAGGCGGTCACGTGGTGTTGCATGGTGCCGACTTTGacgctgccaaggaagagtGCGCCCGGCGAGAAAAGCAAGAcggcctcatcaacatcccacCCTTTGACGACCCATATGTCATTGCCGGTCAGGGAACCATTGGAAATGAACTCTTTGGCCAGGTCAACATGTCCAAGGTGGAGGCCATCTTTTGCTgtgctggcggcggcggcctgATTGCTGGAATTGGCTACTATGTGAAGCGCATGGCTCCCCATGTCAAGATCATTGGTGTCGAGGCATACGATGCCAATGCTTTGGCTCAATCATTACGAAAAGGCGAGAGGGTTGTTCTCAGTGAGGTCGGCCTCTTCGCTGATGGTGCTGCCGTCAAAACCCTTGGCGAAGAGACGTTCCGCATCTGCCAGGAAGTCGTCGACGACGTTGTCGAGGTGACCACGGACGAGATTTGCGCTGCCATCAAGGACATGTACGATGATACTCGCTCTGGTCTCGAACCTGCCGGAGCATTGTCCATTGCCGGCCTGAAGAAATATGTCTCTCAAAACCCATCCCAAGATCCCAACCGCACTCTCGTGGCCGTCACGTCCGGAGCAAACATGAACTTTGACCGATTCCGATTCGTCGCCGAGCGTGCTGCTGTCGGTGAAGGCAAGGAAGTTCTCCTGGCCGTCACCATCCCCGAGAGGCCCGGTGCGTTTGCCAAACTCGTTGACACCATCATGCCCTATGCTGTTACCGAATTCAACTATCGCTATGCCGACCAGGACgttgccaatgtcatgaTTGGTTTGTCCTTGACCGCCCCTGCTGTCAAGCGAAGCGAAGAGCTACGCATGCTCATAGAGCGCATTCGAAACGAGGGCATGACCATAACCGACCTCTCTGGCGATGAACTAGCCAAGAGCCACCTTCGATACCTGGTTGGAGGTCGCTCTGGTGTCGCCAACGAGCGCTTGTACATGTTTAGTTTCCCAGAGCGACCTGGAGCACTGGAGCGATTCTTGAAAACCCTTCGACCCAGATTCACCATTAGCCTTTTCCACTACCGAAACTACGGTGGTGATATCGCCAAGGTTTTGGCCGGCATCTCATGTCCCGAAGAAGATAGTGGGGAACTGGCTCAGTTCCTCAAAGATGTCGATTATCCATTCGAGGAATGCACAAATTCCGAAGTCTTCAAGACATTCCTTAGGTCATAA
- a CDS encoding cyclic nucleotide-binding domain-containing protein (similar to Neosartorya fischeri NRRL 181 XP_001265882.1): MRRGRSPSSGSPYRALAHHQQATSPSASTDPSSVIRSFNVDSNPARPVRPSPLTASTIRDMPLDLVERIRTFPLFVSAPGEFLVAIGNHLKPQINGPNDHIITEGDEAKAMYWLVRGVVAVTSRDGEAVYAELKPGAFFGEIGVLMDMPRTATIVARTKCLLLVLKKEDLQLIMPKFPDMEKAIREEGQERLNLLKKQRQERGASLKSPKADFTPRTTVPGEVSTGESGAIKDGTVINSKKRKSPSPGVIEDPAAGSAIGSGYVNIRKTLRELPLFSTLPPDILHFLGLSVQPKAYHPFTDIICQGTPGNEIYFIVQGEAEVIHEQPKEQEVVSQATTRSIQHRPRLKAGQYFGEVTSLGLSPGRTATVRSITTVECLMVPGEVLDELWRRCPPGIKYQVEETARLRLKTQDDDVDMADAEGKSKAAAKSDPPTPNTPSRGPLPELSFTTPSSQGSPSKDDSDIMEPKDPDPYLSVNMENLRNRRRHSLAPPTPQTESPVSGRPNGYRPSLIDLTPIKFSSSETSSESGVPAKRARTATSRSLSPPTPPALSDGVLVRAFQHLDIRELIRLRIVCTHWRQLLSTSPEVCNDVDLSHYNRHVTDHSIVHILAPFIGNRATSMDLNNCFHVTDEGFSTLWRQCGKNVRRWRMRSVWDVSAHQILEMSENAKQLEEVDWSNCRKVGDNLLGRVVGWVVPDSPTSKKSVVISSSSQKKPQPEPKQKPPNVNNPPPGTVIGCPKLNRLDLSYCKHITDRSMAHLAAHAANRLRSLSLTRCTSITDVGFQSWAQYRFEKLTHLCLADCTYLSDNAIVALVNAAKNLTHLDLSFCCALSDTSTEVVALGLPMLRELKMAFCGSAVSDASLESIALHLNELEGLSVRGCVRVTGKGLENILRGCTRLQWTDVSQCRNLEHWLRAGSIAKWGFDDRTTKPVMPTGLWAAAAHEGIGEIPPPKTMSVAMLTTPSFLPRSGLGFLSRRARQPVRFIIEKGVQGLR; encoded by the coding sequence ATGCGACGTGGTCGCTCCCCGAGTTCGGGCTCGCCATATCGGGCGCTggcccatcaccaacaggCGACGtcgccatcagcatccaccGACCCGAGTTCTGTAATCCGGTCTTTCAATGTCGACAGTAACCCTGCTCGCCCAGTGCGGCCCTCGCCCCTGACCGCTTCGACTATACGTGATATGCCACTGGATCTCGTCGAGAGGATTCGAACGTTTCCTCTATTTGTCTCCGCACCCGGAGAGTTTCTcgttgccattggcaatcACCTCAAACCTCAAATCAATGGGCCCAATGACCACATCATTACAGAAGGGGACGAGGCAAAGGCCATGTACTGGCTGGTGCGCGGTGTCGTAGCGGTCACGTCCCGTGATGGAGAAGCCGTCTACGCTGAGCTCAAGCCTGGCGCCTTTTTCGGGGAGATTGGCGTTCTCATGGACATGCCACGCACTGCAACCATCGTGGCGCGCACAAAATGTCTCTTGCTTGTCTTAAAGAAGGAAGACTTGCAATTGATCATGCCTAAGTTCCCAGATATGGAGAAGGCCATACGGGAGGAAGGCCAGGAACGCCTCAATCTGCTAAAGAAACAACGACAGGAGCGCGGCGCCAGCCTAAAATCGCCCAAGGCAGACTTCACTCCCCGAACGACTGTTCCTGGTGAAGTCTCAACCGGCGAGAGTGGGGCTATCAAGGACGGCACAGTTATCAACTCGAAGAAGCGAAAGTCACCAAGCCCTGGCGTGATTGAAgatcctgctgctggtagtGCAATTGGCAGTGGCTACGTGAATATCCGAAAAACTCTCAGGGAGCTACCCCTCTTCTCTACACTACCGCCCGATATCCTGCACTTCTTGGGGCTTAGTGTGCAGCCAAAAGCCTACCATCCCTTTACCGATATCATTTGCCAAGGAACTCCCGGCAATGAAATTTACTTTATTGTGCAGGGCGAGGCTGAAGTCATTCATGAGCAGCCAAAGGAGCAAGAGGTGGTCTCGCAGGCGACCACGAGATCGATACAGCACAGGCCGCGGTTGAAAGCTGGGCAGTACTTTGGCGAGGTGACCAGCCTGGGGCTCTCTCCCGGGCGAACAGCGACTGTCCGGTCCATCACGACGGTGGAATGCCTCATGGTTCCTGGCGAAGTTTTGGACGAGCTATGGCGGCGTTGCCCACCCGGCATCAAATACCAAGTCGAGGAGACGGCTCGGCTGCGACTGAAGACGCAGGACGAcgatgtcgacatggcaGATGCCGAGGGCAAATCGAAGGCTGCCGCAAAGTCCGATCCGCCCACGCCAAACACCCCAAGCCGTGGCCCATTACCCGAGCTTAGCTTTACCACACCGTCCAGTCAAGGGTCACCGAGTAAGGATGACTCTGATATCATGGAACCCAAAGATCCCGACCCGTATCTGAGCGTCAATATGGAGAACTTGAGGAACCGCAGACGACACTCCCTTGCACCACCGACGCCGCAAACCGAAAGCCCAGTAAGCGGTCGGCCAAATGGTTACAGGCCGTCGCTCATCGACCTTACCCCGATCAAATTTAGCTCCAGTGAGACTTCGTCGGAGTCTGGAGTGCCGGCAAAGCGAGCCAGAACAGCCACGAGTCGATCCCTCTCGCCGCCAACCCCGCCAGCGCTTTCGGACGGAGTTCTCGTGCGAGCATTCCAGCACTTGGATATCAGAGAGTTGATTCGTTTGCGGATAGTCTGCACCCACTGGCGGCAGCTGCTGAGCACGTCTCCTGAAGTGTGTAATGACGTGGACCTATCACACTACAATCGTCATGTTACCGATCACTCCATTGTTCATATTCTGGCGCCATTTATTGGCAATAGGGCCACTTCCATGGATCTGAACAATTGTTTCCACGTCACGGACGAAGGGTTCTCCACGTTATGGCGTCAATGCGGCAAGAATGTTAGGAGATGGCGGATGAGATCGGTGTGGGATGTGTCCGCTCATCAAATACTGGAAATGAGTGAAAATGCCAAACAGTTGGAGGAAGTGGATTGGAGCAACTGCCGAAAGGTTGGAGACAACTTGCTCGGCCGTGTTGTGGGATGGGTTGTTCCCGACTCGCCTACGTCGAAAAAGAGCGTTGTGATTTCCAGCTCATCGCAAAAGAAGCCacagccagagccaaaacAGAAGCCGCCGAACGTCAACAATCCGCCTCCAGGGACGGTTATTGGCTGCCCCAAACTTAACAGGCTGGATCTGTCGTACTGCAAGCATATTACCGACCGATCGATGGCACATTTGGCTGCACATGCCGCCAACCGGCTACGTTCGCTGTCTCTTACTCGCTGTACGTCGATCACAGACGTTGGTTTCCAGTCGTGGGCACAGTATAGATTCGAAAAGCTCACACACTTGTGCCTGGCCGATTGCACCTACTTGTCAGACAATGCCATCGTGGCCCTCGTCAACGCAGCGAAGAACCTCACACACCTGGACCTGTCATTCTGCTGTGCACTGTCAGATACATCGACAGAGGTTGTTGCCCTGGGACTTCCGATGCTTCGAGAGCTCAAGATGGCATTCTGCGGTAGTGCCGTGAGTGACGCAAGCTTGGAGAGCATCGCTCTGCACCTCAACGAGCTCGAGGGCTTGAGTGTTCGTGGATGTGTGCGGGTGACTGGGAAAGGACTGGAAAATATTCTACGAGGCTGCACGCGACTTCAGTGGACCGACGTGAGCCAGTGCCGCAACCTCGAACACTGGCTGCGAGCCGGTAGCATTGCAAAATGGGGGTTCGACGACAGAACAACTAAGCCGGTGATGCCAACGGGTCTGtgggcagcagcagctcaTGAAGGCATTGGCGAAATACCACCGCCAAAGACGATGAGCGTGGCCATGCTGACGACACCAAGCTTCCTGCCACGATCTGGACTGGGCTTTTTGAGCAGACGAGCAAGGCAGCCAGTACGATTTATTATTGAAAAAGGCGTTCAAGGGCTTAGGTAG
- a CDS encoding peptide methionine sulfoxide reductase msrB/msrA (similar to Metarhizium robertsii ARSEF 23 XP_007821381.2): MSLPSFITRFTRPFTQSTRLSIADSSSAPIPDGAQRCTVAAGCFWGTEHLYRRHFAGKGLIDAKVGYIGGDLNDPTYRAVCGGKTGHAEAAQIIFDPSKVSYRQLLEFFYRMHDPTTLNAQGGDTGPQYRSAIYYHDEEQEKVAREVTRLVNEQWWKGGVVTEIAPAGRWWTAEEYHQEYLDKNPAGYECPSHFLRPFPALQ; encoded by the exons ATGTCGCTCCCTTCCTTCATCACCCGGTTCACCCGCCCCTTCACCCAATCCACGCGCCTCTCCATCGCCGACTCCTCCTCCGCGCCCATCCCCGACGGCGCACAGCGCTGCACCGTCGCAGCAGGCTGCTTCTGGGGCACGGAGCACCTCTACCGTCGGCACTTTGCGGGCAAGGGCCTCATCGACGCCAAAGTCGGCTACATAGGCGGCGATTTGAACGATCCTACCTACCGTGCTGTGTGTGGTGGTAAAACGGGCC ATGCGGAAGCAGCGCAAATCATCTTTGACCCCAGCAAAGTCTCGTATAGGCAGTTACTCGAGTTCTTTTACAGGATGCACGATCCGACGACGCTGAATGCCCAGGGGGGCGATACGGGCCCGCAGTACAGGTCGGCGATTTACTATCACgacgaggagcaggagaaggtGGCGAGGGAGGTGACGAGGCTGGTGAATGAGCAGTGGTGGAAGGGGGGTGTTGTGACGGAGATTGCGCCCGCGGGGAGGTGGTGGACTGCGGAGGAGTATCATCAGGAGTATTTGGATAAGAATCCGGCGGGGTATGAGTGTCCTAGTCATTTCTTGAGGCCGTTTCCTGCGTTGCAGTGA
- a CDS encoding C6 zinc finger domain-containing protein (similar to Cordyceps militaris CM01 XP_006672791.1) — translation MAPPPPAPPLQQQQHQLQLQNESSHRPDLALNDGGDSRDHHSSKLNGDATAVSPTAEAGVLLNRRPGKRPAARGTAFYPRKRANTACQVCRARKTKCDNKKPSCSYCLSVGATCIQSPVDLSSFDPASLKILDRLDDLERLLRTTGPATELSTSQSPPIPQVSPLAQPTSVFGNGNNSSYPSHLQVQQLDGTYVRRPSSHGAGNQAHTSNGRAEEDLPLDSVLPMRIDHILDWPVFHSTKSQGSPVYRAPPDAMSSPAGGAASLAALVDMESHRIYRLLDNFFLYIHCKNPILDESSARRMVGRAFLDGIDWSPASCLAMIICALGCIATPFGPSPETRIGSQAYADSQVFFQAAQKRIGILLVRSDIVGAQCLFLSGVYMMMVFQPIYAWRFFSQALAACQHFPFLAKAQDMSTESALSPGSVEMGRQDTQEQAVYWSAWKSERELRGQLSLPDFDIHHSGSTLYPPFFPAPPVPPAESPDGPDSEAQRSRASWLFYLAEISLRRLTSRLCSEVLNLRQRYSSNTTFLDVLADMTPEYEAQAQEWSDSLPGELSIRSAIDEDGIARSVLRGKLINLYEMIYWPFVMASLSALSSGRSLKPQYAELVKRGLDTHMHQIRANEPGFFHRHHGGFFMIRACTRSALTLVAAAKCGSAMPANWDEAVYKVIGMLAYWEEEDRDVAGWKSRLERELASIHE, via the coding sequence ATggcaccgccgccgcctgcGCCGCCGCtacaacaacagcagcaccagctgCAGCTCCAGAACGAATCGTCTCATCGCCCGGATCTAGCTCTCAACGATGGGGGCGACTCCAGGGATCACCACTCTTCAAAGCTAAACGGCGATGCTACTGCCGTCTCCCCGACTGCTGAAGCCGGTGTTTTATTGAATCGTCGCCCTGGAAAGCGGCCCGCGGCCCGGGGAACCGCCTTTTATCCTCGGAAGCGTGCCAATACTGCATGTCAAGTATGCAGAGCACGCAAGACCAAATGCGACAACAAGAAACCCAGCTGCTCGTATTGTCTGAGCGTCGGGGCAACATGTATACAGTCCCCAGTCGATCTGTCTAGTTTCGACCCGGCCAGCCTCAAGATATTGGATCGGTTAGACGATCTGGAACGTTTGCTTCGCACCACGGGGCCTGCCACAGAGCTTTCCACATCACAATCACCGCCAATTCCCCAGGTCTCACCTCTAGCTCAGCCTACGAGCGtatttggaaatggaaataaTTCATCATATCCGTCCcatcttcaagttcaacaactTGATGGGACCTACGTACGACGGCCAAGCAGCCACGGCGCTGGCAACCAAGCCCACACGTCCAATGGCCGCGCCGAGGAAGACCTGCCACTGGACAGCGTTTTGCCCATGCGTATTGACCACATCTTGGACTGGCCAGTCTTCCACAGCACCAAGTCCCAAGGCTCACCAGTCTATCGGGCACCGCCAGATGCAATGTCGTCTCCCGCAGGCGGAGCAGCGTCTTTGGCAGCCCTTGTTGACATGGAGTCTCATCGAATCTACAGGCTCTTGGATAATTTCTTTCTCTATATTCACTGCAAAAACCCCATTCTAGATGAGTCTTCAGCACGGAGAATGGTTGGGAGGGCCTTCTTAGACGGCATTGATTGGTCACCGGCCTCGTGCCTGGCCATGATCATTTGTGCTTTGGGCTGCATCGCCACCCCCTTTGGTCCCAGTCCAGAGACGAGAATAGGCTCGCAGGCGTATGCTGATTCCCAAGTCTTTTTTCAGGCGGCCCAAAAGCGCATCGGAATCCTGCTGGTCAGATCAGACATTGTTGGCGCTCAATGCCTGTTCCTTTCTGGAGTTtacatgatgatggtgttccaGCCCATCTATGCATGGCGCTTCTTCTCGCAGGCACTAGCCGCATGCCAGCACTTCCCGTTCCTTGCCAAGGCGCAGGATATGTCGACGGAATCCGCGTTATCTCCTGGATCAGTAGAGATGGGACGGCAAGACACGCAAGAGCAGGCAGTCTATTGGTCGGCTTGGAAGTCGGAAAGAGAGTTACGGGGACAATTGTCCCTCCCTGACTTCGACATTCACCATTCGGGCAGCACACTCTATCCCCCGTTCTTCCCTGCACCGCCAGTGCCTCCGGCAGAGTCTCCCGATGGGCCTGATTCTGAGGCACAGCGGTCCAGGGCCTCTTGGCTGTTTTATTTGGCGGAAATATCCCTCCGGCGCCTGACTAGCCGGCTTTGCAGCGAGGTTCTAAATTTGCGGCAACGCTATTCGTCGAATACCACATTTTTGGACGTACTAGCGGATATGACTCCGGAGTATGAGGCCCAAGCCCAGGAGTGGTCAGACAGTTTACCCGGGGAGCTCTCAATACGTTCTGCTATCGACGAGGATGGTATTGCCAGATCCGTCCTTCGAGGCAAGCTCATCAACCTGTACGAAATGATATATTGGCCATTTGTCATGGCGAGTTTGAGTGCTTTATCGAGTGGACGCAGCCTGAAACCGCAGTACGCAGAGCTTGTCAAGCGCGGGCTTGACACTCACATGCACCAAATCAGGGCCAATGAGCCAGGGTTCTTTCATCGGCACCATGGCGGGTTTTTTATGATCAGAGCCTGTACACGCAGCGCGTTGACGCTTGTGGCGGCTGCCAAGTGTGGTAGTGCAATGCCGGCGAATTGGGACGAGGCGGTCTATAAGGTTATTGGGATGCTGGCATActgggaggaggaagacCGGGATGTGGCGGGGTGGAAGTCGAGGCTTGAGCGGGAACTTGCTTCAATTCACGAGTGA
- a CDS encoding maltose permease (similar to Neosartorya fischeri NRRL 181 XP_001258151.1), whose translation MATKEEDNNLEARVSGVEEVNFKHETVRIDHQLEHELTVKDVFKKHPAVVWWSFFWSMAGVGWGFDAQVNGGMLGVASFRRDFGYIYQGEAVLPADWQTAFNTVSSVGQFFGGFLCSWMADKIGRKWSLLFGIAIVTGGIFGEMFSTARAAFVVSKLILGLGLGFYLTLAPLATSESAPVVFRGISTAGVQFGIGSGQLLSNAVIKGFGEWDSRWAYRAPFAIQLFFCAFLLVFLPFAPETPWYLARVGKREEARKSLRKLYGRDVDIDAKLITLEATIAEEEAAKSDQGSIIQCLRGTDRIRTGISTGIFACQHFVGIIFVLGYSSYFFQLAGLPVDKSFDLGVGVTACGLLGIICSWFIMNSYGRRNIFIGGMVAMTSILLLIGILDFVHTDGAKWAQAALTVIYAFFYFASLGAMAFAILGEASSTSLRAPTIALATATQAVMGIIFNFAIPYMINPDEGNLRGKVGFIFGGLAAIATVWSFFYVPELKGRTFDEIDRMFQAKVPPRKMGSYVLDSY comes from the exons ATGGCGACTAAAGAGGAAGATAACAATCTCGAAGCCCGTGTGTCGGGGGTCGAAGAGGTCAACTTTAAGCATGAAACCGTTCGTATCGATCATCAACTGGAGCACGAGCTCACGGTCAAGGACGTCTTTAAAAAGCACCCGGCCGTCGTTTGGTGGTCCTTTTTCTGGTCAATGGCTGGTGTAGGCTG GGGCTTTGACGCGCAAGTCAACGGTGGTATGCTCGGTGTTGCTTCCTTCCGACGCGACTTTGGATATATTTACCAAGGCGAGGCAGTTTTACCCGCTGATTGGCAAACTGCTTTTAACACGGTCTCATCTGTCGGCCAGTTTTTTGGTGGCTTCTTGTGCTCGTGGATGGCCGATAAGATTGGTAGAAAGTGGTCGCTCTTGTTCGGAATTGCCATCGTCACTGGCGGCATTTTCGGTGAGATGTTTTCAACGGCCAGGGCCGCCTTCGTTGTCTCCAAGCTCATTCTTGGTTTGGGGCTTGGCTTttacttgaccttggctCCCTTGGCCACCTCTGAGAGTGCGCCTGTGGTGTTCCGTGGTATCTCAACTGCTGGTGTCCAGTTCGGTATTGGCTCTGGCCAGCTCTTGTCCAACGCAGTCATCAAAGGGTTTGGCGAGTGGGATTCGCGATGGGCATACCGAGCCCCCTTTGCTATCCAGCTGTTCTTTTGCGCTTTCCTTCTGGTCTTCCTCCCGTTCGCCCCAGAGACCCCCTGGTATCTTGCCCGTGTCGGAAAGCGAGAGGAGGCCAGGAAATCACTTCGCAAGCTTTACGGACGTGATGTGGATATCGACGCCAAATTAATTACTCTCGAGGCCACAATcgcagaggaagaggccgCAAAGTCCGACCAAGGATCCATCATCCAGTGCCTCCGAGGAACCGACCGCATCCGAACTGGTATCAGCACAGGCATCTTTGCGTGCCAGCACTTtgtcggcatcatcttcgttcTCGGATACTCCTCCTACTTCTTCCAGTTGGCTGGTTTGCCTGTCGACAAGAGTTTTGACTTGGGCGTTGGTGTTACTGCCTGTGGTCTTTTGGGCATCATTTGCAGTTGGTTCATCATGAACTCATACGGTCGTCGCAATATCTTCATTGGCGGCATGGTTGCCATGACCTCTATCCTGCTCCTTATTGGTATCCTCGATTTCGTCCACACCGATGGTGCCAAGTGGGCTCAGGCTGCTCTAACTGTCATCTACGCCTTCTTTTACTTTGCCTCTCTGGGAgccatggcctttgccaTTCTGGGCGAAGCAAGCAGCACGTCTCTTCGCGCCCCAACCATCGCTTTGGCCACTGCAACTCAGGCCGTCATGGgtatcatcttcaactttgctATCCCGTACATGATCAATCCGGACGAAGGCAACCTCAGGGGCAAGGTCGGTTTCATTTTTGGCGGgttggctgccattgccaccgtATGGAGTTTCTTCTACGTTCCCGAACTCAAGGGCCGTACTTTTGACGAGATTGACCGCATGTTCCAGGCCAAGGTGCCACCTCGAAAGATGGGCTCTTATGTTCTGGATTCGTACTAG
- a CDS encoding MFS quinate transporter (similar to Neosartorya fischeri NRRL 181 XP_001264139.1), with the protein MHALRWPSANYFYAFTVLVIAFGSIPKGYDEGGFASASGLKSFLTDFGLTRGRWTSDPSQLATRRATVSSLGVLGAAIGAGMAVYVTDVIGRLRTWQLFTLLWMTGFFTVAFASGNLGLLLFARIWGGVGAGGLTVVAPLYLSEIAKAKNRGMIVSVYMVVLLTTLMLGFFIGYGARKTMESNRQQYRVVLAVPQIPVGIALICSMFLHDTPRWLASKNRYEEALIVLAKLRNKSTEDPEVQREYHEMQDEVVSKNLVLADTSTWTIIKEVATVPTYRGRFLLGLAMQTFAQWSGGNGITYYIPEIFRLAGITSNRALINAGGYGATKLVFTMVFMWWLIDYFGRRRCFMVGLAMQCATHVYMAIYMALWRHDNNQSASAAAIASVFIYAIGWSIGLCTVQYLYGTEILPTRVRGACYSVNMMIHWLFQFAVVRTTPQMFKNLDVWGAYVFWAMVCFVGLIVLGIWAPETKGVPLERMGELFEGPWYKTWKAKIDMSSDGESLILQTTRDSVAEQHDDRNKASRD; encoded by the exons ATGCATGCGCTACGTTGGCCGTCGGCCAACTATTTCTATGCCTTTACCGTCCTTGTCATCGCTTTTGGATCTATTCCCAAAG GCTACGACGAAGGCGGATTTGCTTCAGCATCAGGACTCAAGTCGTTTTTGACAGACTTTGGCCTGACCAGGGGAAGATGGACAAGCGATCCGTCTCAGTTGGCTACGCGGAGGGCTACTGTGTCTTCGTTGGGAGTGCTTGGGGCCGCCATCGGGGCCGGCATGGCAGTGTACGTCACTGATGTAATAGGGCGTTTGCGAACATGGCAACTGTTTACCCTGCTCTGGATGACGGGCTTCTTCACAGTCGCCTTTGCGTCAGGCAACCTTGGCCTGCTCTTGTTTGCCAGAATCTGGGGAGGTGTCGGTGCCGGGGGTCTGACTGTTGTCGCGCCGTTGTACTTGTCCGAGATTGCCAAGGCGAAGAATCGAGGCATGATTGTGTCAGTGTACATGGTTGTTCTGCTGACCACTCTGATGCTGG GATTCTTCATTGGTTATGGCGCCCGCAAAACGATGGAGTCGAATCGACAGCAATACCGAGTTGTCCTTGCTGTGCCTCAGATTCCTGTTGGTATCGCACTCATCTGTTCCATGTTTTTGCACGACACACCCCGCTGGCTGGCCTCCAAGAATCGGTATGAGGAGGCCCTCATTGTCCTGGCAAAATTGCGCAACAAGTCGACGGAAGATCCTGAAGTCCAGCGCGAATACCACGAAATGCAAGACGAGGTCGTAAGTAAGAACCTTGTCCTGGCCGACACTTCAACGTGGACAATCATCAAAGAGGTCGCGACAGTGCCCACCTACCGCGGCCGATTCCTCCTCGGGCTCGCGATGCAAACATTTGCACAGTGGAGCGGTGGAAACGGTATTACATACTACATTCCTGAAATTTTCCGCCTCGCAGGCATCACGAGTAACCGCGCTCTCATTAACGCTGGCGGATATGGCGCTACAAAGCTAGTCTTCACCATGGTCTTCATGTGGTGGTTGATAGACTATTTTGGCCGTCGACGGTGTTTCATGGTTGGCCTGGCTATGCAATGCGCAACACACGTCTACATGGCAATTTACATGGCACTCTGGCGCCATGACAATAATCAATCCGCATCCGCCGCAGCCATTGCATCTGTATTCATCTACGCCATCGGTTGGTCCATCGGTCTCTGCACAGTCCAGTATCTATACGGGACAGAAATACTGCCCACCCGTGTCCGTGGGGCATGCTACTCTGTAAACATGATGATTCACTGGCTCTTCCAGTTCGCCGTCGTGCGCACCACCCCCCAAATGTTCAAGAACCTCGACGTCTGGGGCGCATATGTCTTCTGGGCAATGGTGTGTTTCGTTGGTCTCATCGTCCTTGGCATATGGGCCCCCGAAACAAAGGGTGTACCGTTGGAAAGGATGGGTGAATTATTTGAAGGGCCGTGGTATAAGACGTGGAAGGCGAAGATTGACATGAGCAGTGATGGCGAATCACTCATTTTACAAACTACACGGGACTCGGTGGCCGAACAGCATGACGATCGGAATAAAGCTTCGAGGGATTGA